GACATGCTGGCCGATGACCTCACCGATCGGCAGGTCGAACCAGGCTTCGTAGGCCTTGTTGGCAAACCGGTAATGCAGCGAGCGGTCGATGAAGGCGATGAGCACCGGCATGGCGTCGGCGATCAGGCGCAGCTCGGCTTCGCTGCGGACCAGCGCCACGCGGCTGTCGGCCAGTGCCTGCATCTGATCGCGGACCACGTATTGCTTCTCGCGTGCACGCAGCGCGCCCTGCACCGCGCTGAGCAGCGAAATACTGCCCAGCGGCCTGTCCAGCTCGATCACGTTGAGCGTGCGCGGCAGCAGGCCATCGGCCGGCGACCGGCGGTGCGCGCGCGGGGAACGCAGCAGGATGAACGGCAGGTCCGACCAGGCCGGTTGCTGCGCCAGCGCCTCCACCAACGCATCGGTGCCGCTTGCGACCGCCTCTTCGGTGACCAGCACCGCCCCGGCGCGCGCATCCAGCGCGTCGCCCAGTGCGGCCAGGGTCGGCGCTATCGCGGTGGCCAGCCCAGCGCTGTGCAGCACCGCGGCGATGCTCTCGGCATCGCGTCCAAACGGGGCAACGATGTGGACAACGCCCGCCCCGCCGCTGTCATCCGGCATAGGGATGGCCCAGCAACGCGCCGTTGTCGCCGACGAACTCCGGGGTGCCGGTCAGGATGCCCTTGAACTCCTTCAGCGGGCTGCTCAGCGACACCCCGCAGCCGTCTATCTTGAGTTCGCGGATGGTGTCTTCATGGCCACCGCCCCGGTTCTTGATCACCGAGACGGCCTTGCGGATGCGGCCCTGTGCCTCGAAGAAGCGGAACAGGATGACCGCATCGGCGATGTAGGACACGTTGATGTTGCCGGTGGACATGGTGCCGACCAGTCCATGCTGCGGATTGATCAGGAACGTCACCACGCCCTTCTGGTTGAGGTAGGAGAGCATCTCGTGCAGCTGCAGCATCAACTGCTTTTCCTGCGGCATCGCCGCGACATACCCGTTGAGGCTGTCGATCAACAGCACGCTGCAGCCGCGTTCCTCGACCGCGCGCTGGATGTTCCAGGAAAACTCGCCCGGCGAGATCTCCGCCGGGTCCATCTGCATGATCTCCAGACGACCGGCCTGCAGGTGCGCCTCAAGGTCCATGCCCAGTGCCTTGGCCCGGATCAGCAGCGTGCCCACGCGTTCATCGAACTCGAAGATGCAGCACTTCTCGCCCCGCTCGCAGGCGGCCCAGATGTACTGCAGGGCCACGTTGGTCTTGCCGCTGCCGGCCGGGCCGGTCAATAGCGTGCAGGTGCCGCGCAGCGGCCCCCCGCCGAGCAGGTTGTCGATCGCGGGCACGCCGCTGCTGATCGTGGTTCCCACGAACTGCTCGTGGTGCTGGGACGCGATCAGGCGCGGGAACACTTCCAGCCCACCTTCGCGGATCACCATGTCATGGTAGCCAGCGACGAAATCCACGCCGCGCAGTTTCTGCACCTGCAGCCGACGACGTGCGGCGCCAAAGTCCAGGGTCAGCCGCTCCAGCGACAGCACGCCGTGGCACAGGCTGTGCAGCTGCCCGTCGCGGTCTTCGCTGGTGGAGGTGAGGTCATCGACCAGAAACACGGTCGTACTCTTGGGCGCGAAGAACTGTTTCAGCGCCAGGATCTGGCGACGGTAGCGCAGCGAATCCTGCGCCAGCAGGCGCAGCTCGGACAGCGAGTCGAACACCACCCGGCTGGGGCGGATGCGGTCTACTTCCCCCAGGATCAGGTTGACCGTTTCATCCAGCTCGACCTCCCAGGCGTGCAGCACCGACTGCAGCCGGCCGTTGCCCAGCGCGTCCTCGGCCGAACCCAGTTCGAACAGGTGCAGCCCTTCCAGCGACCAGCCGTGTGCGCTGGCGACTTCGCGCAGCTCCTCGGCGGTCTCGGAGAGCGTGATGTACAGGCAGCGCTCGCCCTTCTTGAGCCCCTGCAGCAGGAACTGCAGCGACAGCGTGGTCTTGCCGGAGCCTGGGGGGCCTTCCAGCAGGTACAGCCGCCCTTGCGGGAAGCCGCCGCGGAGGATCTGATCCAGGCCCTGGATGCCGGTGGTGACGCGGGAAGTTTGTGTCTGCATAGGTTCGCCAATTTCGACGCGGCGAGTCTAGCAACGGCTTCTGTGTAGATATTGTGTGACCGGCACCTCTCGACGAGGACCGATTAAGTAATGTCGATGCCGCGTAAAAAGCAACCGTGCCCCACCACGTAATGCCAGGCTCCGCCCGGCTGCACCACCCCGTAACGCCGGGCTCTGCCCGGCGGCCGTCGATCAACCAAAATCCTTCAAAATCTCGCCGATCCCCGCCGCCGACAGTTCCAGCCCCAATCGCGTCCCCGGGTTGACCACCACGCCGTAGCCGCCGGGCACCCGCTTCAACACCTCGATCATCTGCATCCGGATCGTGTGCGGCGCCTGCTGGCTGTGGAAGCCCACCCGCGCCATATCGGTGAACACGGCTACGTGCAGCACGCCCTGCTTGTCGAACAGCAACGGGTCGAACCCGCTGCCATCCGCGGTGACCAGGCTGCCGGTGAGCAGCACCACCTCGGAGGCCACGAAGGCCTTCATGAACAACCCGATCGGCAACTGGCCGTCCATCGCGGACTGCAGCAGGGTTTCGATCGGCGTTTGCGGGGGCAG
This is a stretch of genomic DNA from Stenotrophomonas rhizophila. It encodes these proteins:
- a CDS encoding ATPase domain-containing protein produces the protein MGEPMQTQTSRVTTGIQGLDQILRGGFPQGRLYLLEGPPGSGKTTLSLQFLLQGLKKGERCLYITLSETAEELREVASAHGWSLEGLHLFELGSAEDALGNGRLQSVLHAWEVELDETVNLILGEVDRIRPSRVVFDSLSELRLLAQDSLRYRRQILALKQFFAPKSTTVFLVDDLTSTSEDRDGQLHSLCHGVLSLERLTLDFGAARRRLQVQKLRGVDFVAGYHDMVIREGGLEVFPRLIASQHHEQFVGTTISSGVPAIDNLLGGGPLRGTCTLLTGPAGSGKTNVALQYIWAACERGEKCCIFEFDERVGTLLIRAKALGMDLEAHLQAGRLEIMQMDPAEISPGEFSWNIQRAVEERGCSVLLIDSLNGYVAAMPQEKQLMLQLHEMLSYLNQKGVVTFLINPQHGLVGTMSTGNINVSYIADAVILFRFFEAQGRIRKAVSVIKNRGGGHEDTIRELKIDGCGVSLSSPLKEFKGILTGTPEFVGDNGALLGHPYAG
- a CDS encoding SseB family protein → MTELPPQTPIETLLQSAMDGQLPIGLFMKAFVASEVVLLTGSLVTADGSGFDPLLFDKQGVLHVAVFTDMARVGFHSQQAPHTIRMQMIEVLKRVPGGYGVVVNPGTRLGLELSAAGIGEILKDFG